The following is a genomic window from SAR86 cluster bacterium.
GGACTTGAGCTTCCATCCATAATTGGTATTTCTGGTCCATCAACCTTTATCAAGCAATTATCAACACCTAAGCCAGCAATTGCTGAAAGTAGATGCTCAATTGTAGAAATTTTTATATCATCTTTGACTAATGCAGTCGATAAAGTAGTATCTCCAACATTTTCTGCGCTTGCTGAAATTACATTTTCTGGATCAATATCAGTTCGTATAAACGAAATACCTGTATTTATATCAGAAGGAAGTAGCTCCATATTTATATTCTTTCCAGTATGAAGTCCAATTCCAACTGCTTTAATAGGATTTCTTAACGTTCTTTGTTTTAACATAAAAATAAATTTTTAAATTTTTCTTTGTCTTATAGCTTCAGAAAGTATTATCCCAGTTGCAACAGAAACATTAAAGCTTTTGAATATATTATTATTACTCAAATTAATTTTTTGATCACATTTGTCTAAAGTCTTTTCCCGAATACCTGATTCTTCAGAACCCATAACAATTGCTGATCCATTATCAAATTCGCAGTCAAGGTAACTTTTACTTGAATGTTCACTTAAACCATAAATTTTTATATTGATGTTTTTTAAATACTTTAAGCAATTTACTAAATTACTTACATGAAAAATATTTAAAGTTTCTATACCACCAGCTGATACTTTATGAACTAAGGCATTAATAGGCGCACATTGGTGTTTATTAATTATCAAAGCATCAATGCCACTAACAGCAGCTGATCTGATACATGCGCCTAGATTTCTTGGATCTATAATATTATCTAAAATTAATATCAGTGGATTCGTTTTGGAGCTCGCTTCTATGAATTCTTTTAAATCTTTAAAATTTCTATTGTCTTCATGCCTTATTTGAGCAACAGGCTCTTGCTTAATTTTTTTTGATAATTCGTATGGGATATTATTCCTGTTCAACAACTTAATTAAGATATTTATTCGATCATCGTCCCTATTAGCTGGAAGAAAAACTTTTTTAATTTTATGAGGATTATGCTCAAGTATGCTTTCTATGCTATGAAAACTAATTCTTGTATCTATTTCTTTATCTGATTTTCTCATTTTGACAAAGGGACCAAAGTAATTTTTCTTTCATCCGGAATGACATTAGCTATTCTAACTCTTATCTCTTGACCTATTTTATAAGTTCTTCCAGATCTTTTTCCGATAAGGTAATTGGATTCTTTATTGTAAAAATATCTATCTCCGGGCAAATCTGTAACATGAATTAGTCCAGAAATATAAAAATCTTCAATTTCAGCAAATAAACCAAATTCTGTTATACCTGTTATGACCGTATTGAACTGATTACCAATATATTCTTTTAGTAAATAACAAATCATTTGTTGAATAACTTGTCGTGATGATTTTTCTGCAATTCTTTCACATTCCGACATAGCAATACAATCCTCTTCAATTTTATCTTTGCTAAATTTTATTTTTCCTTTATTAACAATATTTTTTATCATTCTATGCGTCATTAAATCCGGATATCTTCTAATAGGAGAAGTGAAATGAGAATATCTTTCCAGTTGAAGACCAAAATGACCAATTTCTTTAGTTGAATATTCTGCTCTTTTTAAGCTTTGTAAAATAAGAGTCTGAAGAACTTTTTTCAAATTATTTTTTTTTGCAAATTTTATACATTCAGTTAATGTTCCTAGTGAATTTTTACTAGAATTAATAGAGAATCCTTTTAAATGAAAAAAGTTTTTTAAAGTTTCTAACTTAATCTCATCAGGTTCCTCGTGAACTCTATACACTCCATAAGAGTAATTTTTCTTCATAAAATTAGCAGCGCATATGTTTGCAGAAAGCATCGCTTCTTCAATCATTTGATTGGAAAAGTAATGCTTTGGAAGAACTATTTTATTTACCTTACCATTTTGGTTGATTTTAAGAGTTGGTTCTTGACTATCGATTTCTAATGCATGTCTTTCACTTCTTTTGGTTAAAAGAATTTTTGTGAGAGAGTTTAAGTTATCTAAAGATAAACAAATATTTTCATTTATATCAGATTTAATATGATTTAAATATTCATCAACTTGTTTATAGGTCATTCTGAGGTGTGATTTTATTTTTCCTTCAAAAAAACTATAAGATTCTATTTCACCACTTAAACTAAAAAATATGTCACAAACAACTACATTTCTATTTTCATTTGGAACTAATGAACATAGGTCATTTGAAATTTTTTCTGGAAGCATGGGAATAACTTTTGATGGAAAATATATTGAGGTGCCTCTTTTTTGAGCTTCTTTATCAATTTCAGAATTATATTTAATAATTTCTGCAACATCTGCAATAGCAACACTTAGAATATATTTTGAGTTATTTCTCCTGCAGAAAATAGCGTCATCAAAATCTTTTGCATCCGGACCGTCAATCGTTATAAATGGAGTTTTTGTAAGATCTTTTCTTGATTTTTTTGAGTCTAATTCAATATCTTTTAGTTCAAAAGATATTTTCTCATTCCATTTATATCTGAGATTATTTTCTTTAATTATTTGGAGTACAGTATTTTCTAATTGACTCATTTTGTTTAATTTTTATATTCGAGGTATAGACCTAGCATTCTGCCTCTTGGATCATGAACTCTTGTATCAAAAC
Proteins encoded in this region:
- the rlmB gene encoding 23S rRNA (guanosine(2251)-2'-O)-methyltransferase RlmB; translation: MRKSDKEIDTRISFHSIESILEHNPHKIKKVFLPANRDDDRINILIKLLNRNNIPYELSKKIKQEPVAQIRHEDNRNFKDLKEFIEASSKTNPLILILDNIIDPRNLGACIRSAAVSGIDALIINKHQCAPINALVHKVSAGGIETLNIFHVSNLVNCLKYLKNINIKIYGLSEHSSKSYLDCEFDNGSAIVMGSEESGIREKTLDKCDQKINLSNNNIFKSFNVSVATGIILSEAIRQRKI
- a CDS encoding VacB/RNase II family 3'-5' exoribonuclease, which codes for MSQLENTVLQIIKENNLRYKWNEKISFELKDIELDSKKSRKDLTKTPFITIDGPDAKDFDDAIFCRRNNSKYILSVAIADVAEIIKYNSEIDKEAQKRGTSIYFPSKVIPMLPEKISNDLCSLVPNENRNVVVCDIFFSLSGEIESYSFFEGKIKSHLRMTYKQVDEYLNHIKSDINENICLSLDNLNSLTKILLTKRSERHALEIDSQEPTLKINQNGKVNKIVLPKHYFSNQMIEEAMLSANICAANFMKKNYSYGVYRVHEEPDEIKLETLKNFFHLKGFSINSSKNSLGTLTECIKFAKKNNLKKVLQTLILQSLKRAEYSTKEIGHFGLQLERYSHFTSPIRRYPDLMTHRMIKNIVNKGKIKFSKDKIEEDCIAMSECERIAEKSSRQVIQQMICYLLKEYIGNQFNTVITGITEFGLFAEIEDFYISGLIHVTDLPGDRYFYNKESNYLIGKRSGRTYKIGQEIRVRIANVIPDERKITLVPLSK